From the genome of Longispora fulva:
GTCGATGGTGTACCCGTCGCGTTGCAGGTGGGCGCCGGGACCGATCAGGCGGGTGAGCGTGAACCGGCCCTGCCCGAGTGCCGTGAGCGAGGAGGGGCCGGGGAGCCCGTTGGCGGCCAGTCCGGAGTACCCAAGGGAGCGCTGGAAGGCGGCGTAGGCGGTGATGGTGGATGTGCCGAAGTACCCGTCGACCCAGCGTGCGTCGAGGAGATTGCGGGCCTGCAGTGCCCGCTCGACGGCGAGGACCGAGTCCTTGGCCCCGGGGGTCAGCGTGCTGTCGGGGCGTCGGGGGTCGATCTGGGCGGCGAGAACGGTGGCTTCCATGTCCACCACCGGCAGTACGGTGACGGCCGACCGCGGGGTGGTCGCGTGGGCCGGGGTGGCGCCCATCGCCAGGCCGCCGGCGACGGCGACGGCCGCGAGTAGTCCGGTCACAGCGCGCCGGACGCTGATGGCGGGTGTCATCAGCCGCACCGCTGGTCGGTGCGGCTGTCGCTGACGTAGTTGCCCCAGAAGAGGGCCGCATCGGCGTAGGTGCACTTGCCGCTGCCCGCGAAGCCGTACGACCAGAACTCGGCCTGCCGGGTGTCGTTGTAGATCCGGGTACCCTCGCTCGTCTCCACGCCGGGCGAATGGACCCAGCCCTCGCCCACCGAGACGGTCCAGGTACCGGAGTGGCTGTTGCGGAAGGACTGCCAGACGAAGGCGTACGCGAAGTTCTGGCGGCAGCTCGGCGACCAGTACTGCTTGATGGACATGGCCGACTGCCCGCGCTCGTCGGGCACCACCGTGGTGGAGCCCACCTGGTAGGCGTCGGAGCACGAACCGATCTCCGAGGCGTGGGCCGGGGTGGCCGCGGCGATGATCGGGGTGGCGGCCAGGGCCAGTGCGGCCAGTCTGACCGCGACCCGGGGAAGTGAACGCTGCATGACTACTCCATCTGATGACATGCGAAGTGGGATTTCGTCGAAGGTCGTACCGGGTCCCGGCGGCCACGGTGATCGCCGTGGCCGCCCGGGTGCCATGCTCAGCAGCGGACGTCGGTCGTGACGGTGACGTCGCCGGCGACGGGCGAGCCGAAGTCCCCGCCGGAGCCGTTCCAGCCCAGGGCCTGGGTGCACTGCGACAGGGTGCTGGCCCCGAAGGACCAGACCTCCACGGGGTTGGGGCCGCCGCAGTTGACGTCCTGGATGGTGTGTCCGCCGTCGGTGACGATGGACGCGCACGCGTCCCAGCTGCTGTGGTGGCTGCGGTAGCCGGCCCACACGTACAGGTAGGCGTAGTTCTTCCCGCAGCCCTTGTACTGCTTCACCGACGCCATCGTCTCCCCGCCGACGGTGAGGTAGGAGGTGCCGCCGATCTGCGTGACGCTGGAACAACCGGACGGGGTGGAGGCGTTGGCGGTGCCGGCGGCACCGATGAGAATCGGCACGGCGAGGGCTGCGACCGTAGCGATCTTGGCGATTTTGGACATGATGAAAACCTTCGTCCTGGAAAGGGGAGCGGAGACGGGTTCAGCAGGTGGGCAGGGCGGGCAGGTCGGCCCCGGCGAGCACGTAGGTCACGTACGTCATGCTGTCGGCCTTGATCTCGCCGTCGGGGTAGGACACCGTGATCGCGCGGCCGTTGCCGAGCGCGGCGCCGTACTGGACGGACATCTGGGTGAACGACCGGCTGCGCAGGTCCGCGGCGTAGGTGGCGGTCGAACCGGTCCAGGTGACCAGGTCCCCGGCCACGTGGATCCCGTCGATGGCGTCGTCGCCGTCGACGGTCCGGACGGTGACCGGTGCCGCCCAGCCGGCGCGCCACGCCGACAGGGTCCGGGAGTCGGCCGAGCTCCACACCCAGGTCGTGCCGTCGCTGGCGATCGACGCCGGCTTGCGGATCGCGGCGAGCGTGGCCGGCAGCGCGGCCGGGGCCCCGGTGGACACCGAGACGGCGGTGAGCTGGCCGGGCGCGTCGGCGCTGGTGGACTCGGGCCACACGGCCAGGTCGCCGACGAGGATGGGGCTGGCGAGGTGGCCGGTGTGCACGATCCGGTCGACGTCGCCGGCCAGGGTGTACAGGTGCACCTGGCGGCTCGCGTCCGGGGTCGCCTGGATCCAGGTCGCCGTGCCGTTGCGGACGGCCGGCCACAGGAGCGGCGCACCCGGGGCGGTGGCGTCGTCGTGGGCGATCATGTGCGGGGCGCCACCGGCGGCGGAGTCCCAGGCGAACAGGTCCCAGGCCCCGACCACGTCCTGCGACTTGTTCGCCGCGAAGACCAGCCACCGGCCGTCGAAGTCCATCTGGCCGAATCCGAGGTACGGGGCCTGCAGGGTGAACACCGTCTGCCGCCGCGTGCCATGCTCGCGGAGCCAGATGAGCTCGTTCATGTGGGCCGCCCCGTGGCCGGCCTCGGCGAACAGGGACGATCCGTCGGGGGCGACGGCGACCGGGAAGAGGTTCTCGCCCGGGGCGTGCCCGATGGTGCCGGAAGCGGTGGCCCGGGTCCAGGACTCGGGGGACTTCACGGCGCAGAAGTTCGTGGCGGTGGCCTTGGCCGGGCCCTGCGGGGCGGGGAAGGCGACTGGGTTCTGGGCGGCGGCTTGCGGGGCGGGCCGGGGCGCCGGCGAGCACCCGAGGGTACTCGCCAGCACACCACACACCGTCATCGCAAGGAGCCACCTACCAGTAGTACGGACGTCCACTGATGATCCTCACCATGGTGTCCGAGCTGATGGTCGAGTACTTCGGAACGCTCCAGCCGTAGTCGGTGAAAGAGTCGGCGTAGTGCGTCGTGGCACCGTAGTCGAGGTAGCCGTCAATGGCGATGAAGTGGAACACATTGCTGTTCGACGGGTGCCCGACGAGGTGCGGTCCACCGGCGACCTCGTAGGCCACGGCGACGAGTCCGTACCCGGCGTTGATGTCACTCTGCAGCCGCGACTGGTAACTCGCGACATAGTTCGAGTAGGGCGAGCTGACCTGAACCTCGTCGTACTTGAATCCGCCGGAGTAGGCGTTGAGCGCCGGCCCCATTTCGCCGCCATTGGTGCCGCTGCCGCCCGGAGCGCCGGTGTGCAGGACGCCGGCCGCCCAACCCTGGTCCTTGTAGATGCCATGCTCGGCGAGCGTCTCCACCAGGGACGCCGGGCCGCAGTAGTTGTTGTACCACTGCCGCTGCTGGCTTTCGGTGAGCAGGTGGTAGCCCGGACCGCCGATCGTCGAGGCGTGGATGTGGGAGTTCATCCAGGCCTGCTTCTCGGGCGACACCGCGTCGGGGGCGGTGACGACCTTGTGGGCCTCGTAGCCGTCGGTGCCGGGCCGGTCGGCCGAGGCCTTGGCCTGGGCCAATGCCCGGTCGCCGAGGGCGGTGGGGCCGGCGGCGCTGGCCGGACCCGAGGCCATCAGCCCCGCTACCGCCGCTGCCGCCGTGATGGCGAGAATTCGCTTGTACACGATGACTCCTTTTGAATTGGGGGGCGGGTTTTCCGCCCCCCAGAACAATCGCAGTATTCGTGTGTGGCGAATAGACGGACCTTAGGGCGTAGAACAATGGTGCGTACCGCACTG
Proteins encoded in this window:
- a CDS encoding peptidoglycan-binding domain-containing protein — protein: MTPAISVRRAVTGLLAAVAVAGGLAMGATPAHATTPRSAVTVLPVVDMEATVLAAQIDPRRPDSTLTPGAKDSVLAVERALQARNLLDARWVDGYFGTSTITAYAAFQRSLGYSGLAANGLPGPSSLTALGQGRFTLTRLIGPGAHLQRDGYTIDARTQAMLTESERLLGFHLTLSQGSYNPGGDPTSAGTHDGGGVVDINVDGMSADTRTAVTRALRQVGFAAWVRNPSQGDWPWHIHAAAISDTDLSTQAQNQTGDYYLGLNGLANHAADDGPRIPIQTWEEYQRSH